Proteins co-encoded in one Streptomyces roseochromogenus subsp. oscitans DS 12.976 genomic window:
- a CDS encoding ATP-binding protein → MTEGRPPAAASASLWERDAEIGNVAQALDLLCADQSSAGGLLVLRGEAGLGKTALLAETRRIAERRGCVVWSARGAETLKSVPFNVVRQLLQPALLSLLPEEAREYLGDWYDIAGPALGIVDPQEGSADPQYVCDGLVAAVRRLARREWPLVLLIDDAHWADQETLRWLAAFAERLDDVSVLVVVARRPGEVSGDSARHLDAVAAAAGRPVNNLRALTPEAAAGLTRAALGRHADDAFCREVWAVTAGNPYETVELLAKVQDSELPPVESRAGELRALNRAARGGGLVDRLKELGLEATQFAWAAAILGTGITVDMVARLATMDEAIARHCADLLCGARILTEPESAAGSEREEGELEFVHPLITTAVYNSIPSGVCTAMHGVAAQIITELGRGAAQAARHLLKVHPDGDEELVDQLREAAREHLAVGAPDAARTCLERALQEPPLPEVHAHVLYELGCATLLTAPAVTIEHLQHALGMPGLEGERRVSAVVRLSPALLHNDQLEEAVRTVEAEAARHEPGPVRLRLQAVQFMWEGIHGETVSAARSRRLAELASTCTGRDNAERALLILRGFDAMTHGESAEEVLELCDRALVNGRLAPGLGWTDQEWGIELLMMLGSAYAYADRLDRAESLFAEALRAYTTAGWRGGHLSLANAFLGLAYRRQGRLRDAESTLREALVLAERVGRRLPLYWSATCGLVDTLLARGRIDEAWSIAEQYGFAPPYPSTIVLPDIRCVRGRLLLAVGRTEDGINELEAAEKTAASRCGHNPVLSPWSIDLAKALAGQDPVRAAQLAADARRQAERFGTDTAIGEALRCAAALETGGRAVQLAAQAVTYLEASPCQYEHAAARVEYGIAARSATELGRGLDLARACGAEGLVAQAREVLETGRGLR, encoded by the coding sequence ATGACGGAGGGAAGGCCGCCGGCGGCCGCCTCGGCTTCCCTGTGGGAGCGGGACGCGGAGATCGGCAACGTCGCGCAGGCACTCGACCTCCTGTGCGCCGACCAGTCATCGGCAGGCGGTCTGCTGGTCCTCCGCGGCGAGGCGGGACTCGGCAAGACCGCCCTGCTGGCCGAGACACGCCGCATCGCCGAACGCCGCGGCTGTGTCGTGTGGTCCGCGCGCGGCGCGGAGACGCTGAAGTCCGTCCCGTTCAACGTGGTACGGCAACTGCTCCAGCCCGCCCTGCTGTCGTTACTGCCGGAGGAGGCCCGCGAGTACCTCGGCGACTGGTACGACATCGCGGGCCCGGCCCTCGGCATAGTCGACCCGCAGGAGGGCAGCGCCGACCCGCAGTACGTGTGCGACGGACTCGTCGCGGCCGTACGCCGGCTGGCCCGCCGCGAATGGCCGCTCGTGCTGCTGATCGACGACGCGCACTGGGCGGACCAGGAGACCCTGCGCTGGCTCGCCGCGTTCGCCGAACGCCTGGACGACGTCTCCGTCCTGGTCGTGGTCGCCCGCAGGCCCGGCGAGGTCAGCGGCGACAGCGCCCGCCACCTCGACGCGGTGGCCGCCGCCGCCGGCCGGCCCGTCAACAACCTCCGCGCCCTCACCCCCGAAGCCGCCGCGGGACTCACCCGCGCCGCCCTCGGCCGGCACGCCGACGACGCGTTCTGCCGCGAGGTCTGGGCCGTCACCGCGGGCAACCCCTACGAGACCGTCGAACTCCTCGCCAAGGTGCAGGACAGCGAACTCCCGCCGGTCGAATCCCGCGCCGGAGAACTGCGCGCCCTCAATCGCGCCGCCCGTGGCGGCGGACTGGTCGACCGGCTCAAGGAACTCGGCCTGGAGGCCACCCAGTTCGCCTGGGCCGCCGCAATCCTCGGCACCGGCATCACCGTCGACATGGTCGCCCGCCTCGCCACCATGGACGAGGCCATCGCCCGGCACTGCGCCGACCTGCTGTGCGGCGCCCGCATCCTCACCGAACCCGAGTCCGCGGCCGGCAGCGAACGCGAGGAGGGCGAGCTGGAGTTCGTCCACCCGCTCATCACCACCGCCGTCTACAACTCCATCCCGTCCGGCGTGTGCACCGCCATGCACGGCGTGGCCGCCCAGATCATCACCGAGCTGGGCCGCGGCGCCGCCCAGGCCGCCCGGCACCTGCTGAAGGTGCACCCGGACGGTGACGAGGAGCTCGTCGACCAGCTGCGCGAGGCGGCCCGCGAACACCTCGCCGTCGGCGCGCCCGACGCGGCCCGCACCTGCCTCGAACGCGCCCTGCAGGAACCCCCGCTCCCCGAAGTGCACGCCCACGTCCTGTACGAACTGGGCTGCGCCACCCTGCTCACCGCGCCCGCCGTCACCATCGAACACCTCCAGCACGCCCTCGGCATGCCCGGCCTGGAGGGCGAGCGGCGGGTCAGCGCGGTGGTCCGGCTGTCCCCGGCGCTGCTCCACAACGACCAGCTGGAGGAGGCCGTCCGCACGGTCGAGGCCGAGGCCGCCCGGCACGAACCGGGCCCCGTCAGGCTGCGGCTGCAGGCCGTGCAGTTCATGTGGGAGGGCATCCACGGCGAGACCGTCTCCGCGGCCCGCTCCCGGCGGCTGGCCGAACTCGCGAGCACCTGCACCGGCCGCGACAACGCCGAACGCGCCCTGCTCATCCTGCGCGGCTTCGACGCCATGACCCACGGCGAGAGCGCCGAAGAGGTCCTCGAACTGTGCGACCGCGCCCTGGTCAACGGCCGTCTCGCGCCCGGCCTCGGCTGGACCGACCAGGAGTGGGGCATCGAGCTGCTGATGATGCTCGGCAGTGCGTACGCCTACGCCGACCGGCTCGACCGCGCCGAGAGCCTCTTCGCCGAGGCCCTGCGCGCCTACACCACCGCCGGCTGGCGCGGCGGCCACCTCTCCCTCGCCAACGCCTTCCTGGGGCTCGCCTACCGCAGACAAGGCCGGCTGCGCGACGCCGAGTCCACCCTGCGCGAGGCCCTGGTCCTCGCCGAACGCGTCGGCCGCCGCCTGCCGCTGTACTGGTCGGCGACCTGCGGACTGGTCGACACACTGCTGGCCCGCGGCCGGATCGACGAGGCCTGGTCGATCGCCGAGCAGTACGGCTTCGCCCCGCCCTACCCGTCCACGATCGTGCTGCCCGACATCCGCTGCGTCCGCGGCCGGCTGCTCCTCGCCGTGGGCCGTACCGAGGACGGCATCAACGAACTGGAGGCCGCCGAGAAGACGGCCGCCTCGCGCTGCGGCCACAACCCGGTCCTGTCCCCGTGGTCCATCGACCTCGCCAAGGCCCTCGCGGGCCAGGACCCGGTCCGTGCCGCACAACTCGCCGCCGACGCCCGTCGGCAGGCCGAACGCTTCGGCACGGACACCGCCATCGGCGAGGCCCTGCGCTGCGCCGCGGCGCTGGAGACCGGCGGCCGCGCGGTCCAGCTGGCCGCCCAGGCCGTCACCTACCTCGAAGCCTCACCCTGCCAGTACGAACATGCGGCGGCCCGCGTCGAGTACGGCATCGCCGCCCGCTCCGCCA
- a CDS encoding DUF2510 domain-containing protein yields the protein MTQVTPPGWYPDPGQTNDGPPTERWWDGKAWTDRTRPAGTGAPWGPPTQPPAAGDAQQPHPTAPTAPLAHGAQPGYPAYPGYPAPAQAGSRRGLRTGIAVAVATAVLACIGVGVYLLAKGDGGGNADQAGSRQGAAGGQNGGVDGGFGQGGSGGPGGSGGSQGSGGAGGFGGPGGSGGASPSPDPSEAPKVKGGGTVPDTVNGISLTVPKGWTGRTISVGAQVTSDDSYKCPGNSAQTCTSGGAYTAPAEALGIDGDTPEAVAKADIAANAKESYGGTTYGSITSHQELGSGAVTVAGQKGYMVRWKAVTSKGADGYVESVAFPSPDDTKQIVVVRFGIDVGQQTSVIDDILKGIKVSSGSGNGQDI from the coding sequence ATGACGCAGGTGACTCCCCCCGGGTGGTACCCCGACCCCGGGCAGACGAACGACGGTCCGCCCACCGAGCGCTGGTGGGACGGCAAGGCCTGGACGGACCGGACCCGCCCCGCCGGGACGGGCGCCCCGTGGGGTCCCCCGACGCAGCCGCCTGCGGCCGGAGACGCGCAGCAGCCGCACCCGACGGCGCCCACCGCACCCCTCGCGCACGGCGCGCAGCCCGGGTATCCGGCGTATCCGGGATACCCGGCCCCGGCGCAGGCCGGGTCCCGGCGCGGTCTGCGTACGGGTATCGCCGTCGCGGTGGCGACCGCGGTGCTGGCGTGTATCGGGGTCGGCGTGTACCTCCTCGCCAAGGGCGACGGCGGCGGCAACGCCGACCAGGCCGGGTCACGGCAGGGGGCCGCCGGCGGGCAGAACGGCGGGGTGGACGGCGGCTTCGGTCAGGGCGGGAGCGGGGGCCCGGGCGGTTCCGGAGGTTCGCAGGGCTCCGGAGGGGCGGGCGGTTTCGGCGGACCCGGTGGGTCCGGCGGGGCCTCGCCGTCGCCGGACCCGTCCGAGGCGCCCAAGGTCAAGGGCGGCGGCACGGTACCGGACACGGTCAACGGCATCAGCCTGACCGTGCCGAAGGGCTGGACCGGGCGGACGATCAGCGTCGGCGCGCAGGTCACCTCCGACGACTCCTACAAGTGTCCGGGCAACTCCGCCCAGACCTGTACCTCGGGCGGCGCCTACACGGCTCCGGCCGAGGCACTGGGCATCGACGGCGACACCCCCGAGGCGGTCGCCAAGGCGGACATCGCGGCCAACGCCAAGGAGTCCTACGGCGGCACCACGTACGGCAGCATCACCTCGCACCAGGAGCTGGGTTCCGGGGCGGTGACGGTGGCCGGGCAGAAGGGGTACATGGTGCGCTGGAAAGCGGTCACCAGCAAGGGCGCCGACGGCTATGTCGAGTCGGTCGCCTTCCCCTCGCCCGACGACACCAAGCAGATCGTGGTGGTGCGCTTCGGCATCGACGTCGGGCAGCAGACGTCGGTCATCGACGACATCCTGAAGGGGATCAAGGTCTCGTCCGGCAGCGGCAACGGCCAGGACATCTGA
- a CDS encoding TetR/AcrR family transcriptional regulator gives MTSQAADGPETVVASRRSKITPEREREFFDAVLEQIRECGYESVTMEGVAASTRCSKSTLYRQWKTKPQFVAAALRANRKVRFAGIDTGSLAEDLRQAARAAGDWSGKDTRLLQALGHAWTADKELAEALREALVHPEIVALQEMLARGVARGEVRADHPALEYIPAMMFGVLRVRPVLSGQYADADYLTRFVEATVLPALGLTQDPLAQDPLAQDP, from the coding sequence ATGACGTCGCAGGCCGCGGACGGACCGGAGACGGTCGTCGCCTCGCGCCGCTCCAAGATCACGCCCGAGCGTGAGCGGGAGTTCTTCGACGCCGTGCTGGAGCAGATCCGCGAGTGCGGCTACGAGTCCGTCACCATGGAGGGCGTCGCCGCCAGCACCCGGTGCAGCAAGTCCACGCTCTACCGCCAGTGGAAGACCAAGCCGCAGTTCGTCGCGGCCGCGCTGCGCGCCAACCGCAAGGTGCGCTTCGCCGGCATCGACACCGGATCGCTCGCCGAGGACCTGCGCCAGGCCGCGCGGGCCGCGGGCGACTGGTCCGGCAAGGACACCAGGCTGCTGCAGGCACTGGGGCACGCGTGGACGGCCGACAAGGAGCTGGCCGAGGCGCTGCGCGAGGCGCTGGTGCATCCGGAGATCGTCGCGCTGCAGGAGATGCTGGCGCGGGGAGTGGCCCGGGGTGAGGTCCGGGCGGACCATCCGGCGCTGGAGTACATCCCCGCGATGATGTTCGGCGTACTGCGCGTCCGGCCGGTGCTCAGCGGCCAGTACGCCGACGCGGACTATCTCACCCGTTTCGTGGAGGCCACCGTGCTGCCCGCGCTCGGGCTGACACAAGACCCGCTGGCACAAGACCCGCTGGCACAAGACCCATAG
- a CDS encoding phosphatase PAP2 family protein — protein MNARTEPAEAAAEPPDARARPALIRELLLVAGLFLVYKLGRQLATGHTGNAFHNARRVWDLERALHLPRENAVQSALLHGDTLVHLANTYYATVHFPATLAFLVWLYLRRPAHYIWARRVLAVVTTAALVLPFTFPLAPPRMLTGTGLVDTARIYGPSVYGPPSSDHLSNQFAAMPSLHFGWALMVAIGLIVATRSRWRWLWLLHPLITLLVIVGTANHYWLDAIVATAMLGITLALIHPPHRPAGTAGTAGRGAGRLAPRESVLVGAGR, from the coding sequence ATGAATGCCCGAACCGAGCCTGCAGAGGCAGCAGCGGAGCCGCCGGACGCGAGAGCGCGCCCGGCGCTCATACGTGAGCTTCTGCTGGTCGCGGGGCTCTTCCTCGTCTACAAGCTCGGCCGGCAGCTGGCCACGGGCCACACCGGGAACGCCTTCCACAACGCCCGCCGCGTATGGGACCTGGAACGGGCGCTGCATCTCCCCCGCGAGAACGCCGTGCAGTCCGCACTGCTGCACGGCGACACCCTCGTCCACCTCGCGAACACCTACTACGCCACCGTCCACTTCCCGGCGACGCTCGCTTTCCTGGTCTGGCTGTATCTGCGCAGGCCCGCGCACTACATTTGGGCGCGCCGGGTCCTCGCGGTCGTCACCACGGCCGCGCTGGTGCTGCCGTTCACGTTCCCGCTGGCACCGCCGCGGATGCTGACCGGCACGGGCCTCGTGGACACCGCCCGTATATACGGCCCGTCGGTGTACGGTCCGCCGTCCAGCGACCACCTGTCCAACCAGTTCGCGGCGATGCCGTCACTGCACTTCGGCTGGGCGCTGATGGTGGCGATCGGCCTGATCGTGGCCACCCGGTCCCGCTGGCGCTGGCTGTGGCTGCTGCACCCGCTGATCACCCTGCTGGTGATCGTGGGCACGGCGAACCACTACTGGCTCGACGCGATCGTCGCGACGGCCATGCTCGGCATCACCCTCGCCCTGATCCATCCGCCGCACCGGCCGGCCGGCACGGCCGGCACGGCGGGACGCGGCGCCGGCCGGCTCGCGCCGCGCGAGAGCGTCCTCGTGGGAGCGGGCCGATGA
- a CDS encoding phospholipid scramblase-related protein has translation MTTQSNTPAGWYPDPHGAPQTLRYWDGAQWTQHTNPEQAPAGQVPQQPVLPQQPVAPQHYGAPQAPAADPKVQRQVQQQAGVAAGGPGGGTLFTEPVLVVNQKAKLIELTNEYKVMDQHGRDIGSVTEVGQGALKKIFRFVSSLDQFMTHKLEIRDAYGQPQLLLTRPAKFFKSRVVVTRPDGSTVGEIVQQNMIGKINFAMNANGQQVGAIKAENWRAWNFAIVDHADNEVARITKTWEGLAKTLFTTADNYVLQIHYQLPEPLLSLVVATALTVDTALKQDSRGWN, from the coding sequence GTGACCACGCAATCGAACACTCCTGCAGGCTGGTACCCGGATCCGCACGGAGCGCCGCAGACGCTGCGCTACTGGGACGGCGCGCAGTGGACCCAGCACACGAACCCGGAGCAGGCGCCAGCCGGTCAGGTGCCGCAGCAGCCGGTCCTTCCCCAGCAGCCGGTCGCTCCTCAGCACTACGGCGCGCCGCAGGCGCCGGCCGCCGACCCCAAGGTGCAGCGCCAGGTGCAGCAGCAGGCCGGGGTCGCGGCCGGCGGCCCCGGCGGCGGCACCCTCTTCACCGAGCCCGTCCTGGTCGTGAACCAGAAGGCCAAGCTGATCGAGCTGACCAACGAGTACAAGGTCATGGATCAGCACGGCCGGGACATCGGGTCGGTCACCGAGGTCGGGCAGGGCGCGCTGAAGAAGATCTTCCGATTCGTCTCCAGCCTCGACCAGTTCATGACCCACAAGCTGGAGATCCGCGATGCCTACGGCCAGCCGCAGCTGCTGCTGACCCGGCCCGCGAAGTTCTTCAAGTCCAGGGTCGTCGTGACGCGCCCGGACGGCTCGACCGTCGGTGAGATCGTCCAGCAGAACATGATCGGGAAGATCAACTTCGCGATGAACGCGAACGGCCAGCAGGTCGGCGCGATCAAGGCGGAGAACTGGCGGGCGTGGAACTTCGCGATCGTCGACCACGCGGACAACGAGGTCGCCCGGATCACCAAGACCTGGGAGGGCCTGGCCAAGACGCTCTTCACGACCGCGGACAACTATGTCCTGCAGATCCACTACCAGCTGCCCGAGCCGCTGCTGAGCCTCGTGGTGGCGACGGCCCTGACCGTCGACACCGCTCTCAAGCAGGACTCACGGGGCTGGAACTGA
- a CDS encoding phosphocholine-specific phospholipase C codes for MAEVNRRRFLQLAGATTAFTALNSSIQRAAALPAHHRTGTVKDVEHIVVLMQENRSFDHYFGTLRGVRGFGDPRSVSQNGKSVWKQSDGTKDILPFHPDADDLGLAFIQDLPHGWNDTHAAFNDGKYDKWVPAKGTTTMAYLTRKDIPFHYALADAFTLCDAYHCSFMGSTDPNRYYMWTGYVGNDGKGGGPVLGNDEKGYGWTTYPERLEKAGVSWKIYQDIGDGLDANGSWGWIQDAYRGNYGDNSLLYFNQYRDAKPGDALYDKARTGTDAKKGEGFFDQLKADVKAGKLPQVSWVVAPEAFTEHPNWPANYGAWYVSQVLDALTADPDVWAKTALFITYDENDGFFDHVVPPFPPASGAQGKSTLDASLDLFKGDAGHVAGAYGLGQRVPMLVVSPWSKGGYVCSETLDHTSIIRFIESRFGVHEPNISPWRRAITGDLTTAFDFSRKDTKPVALPSTAGYQPPDHNRHPDYVPKPPANPSLPKQERGHRPTRPLKYAPLVDASADTSTGKLTLTFASGAHAGAAFLVTSGNRTDGPWTYTTEAGKSLSDAWNSVYSGGTHDLAVHGPNGFLRVFKGKGKTAGPEATARHVGDHLELTFANKGSGTVKLKVVNGYGGRPVTVTVRPGATVKHTVDLTASKRWYDVTVTCDADPAFLRGFAGHVENGLPGVSDPAIAAE; via the coding sequence ATGGCCGAAGTCAACCGGCGCCGCTTCCTCCAACTCGCGGGCGCCACCACGGCGTTCACCGCGCTGAACAGCAGCATCCAGCGCGCCGCCGCCCTGCCCGCGCACCATCGCACCGGGACGGTCAAGGACGTCGAGCACATCGTCGTCCTCATGCAGGAGAACCGATCCTTCGACCACTACTTCGGCACGCTTCGCGGCGTCCGCGGCTTCGGCGACCCCCGCTCCGTCTCGCAGAACGGGAAGTCCGTCTGGAAGCAGTCCGACGGCACGAAGGACATCCTGCCCTTCCACCCCGACGCCGACGACCTGGGCCTCGCCTTCATCCAGGACCTGCCGCACGGCTGGAACGACACACATGCGGCCTTCAACGACGGCAAGTATGACAAGTGGGTGCCGGCCAAGGGCACCACGACCATGGCGTACCTGACCCGCAAGGACATACCGTTCCACTACGCGCTCGCCGACGCCTTCACCCTCTGCGACGCCTACCACTGCTCGTTCATGGGCTCCACCGACCCCAACCGCTACTACATGTGGACGGGGTACGTCGGCAACGACGGCAAGGGCGGCGGCCCGGTCCTCGGCAACGACGAGAAGGGCTACGGCTGGACGACGTACCCCGAGCGGCTGGAGAAGGCCGGGGTCTCCTGGAAGATCTACCAGGACATCGGCGACGGCCTCGACGCGAACGGCTCCTGGGGCTGGATCCAGGACGCCTACCGTGGCAACTACGGCGACAACTCGCTCCTCTACTTCAACCAGTACCGCGATGCCAAGCCCGGTGACGCCCTGTACGACAAGGCCCGCACCGGCACCGACGCCAAGAAGGGCGAGGGCTTCTTCGACCAGCTGAAGGCCGACGTCAAGGCCGGCAAGCTGCCGCAGGTCTCCTGGGTCGTCGCCCCCGAGGCCTTCACCGAGCACCCCAACTGGCCCGCCAACTACGGCGCCTGGTATGTCTCCCAGGTCCTGGACGCGCTCACCGCCGACCCGGACGTCTGGGCCAAGACCGCGCTGTTCATCACCTACGACGAGAACGACGGCTTCTTCGACCACGTCGTCCCGCCCTTCCCGCCGGCCTCCGGTGCCCAGGGCAAGTCGACCCTGGACGCCTCGCTCGACCTGTTCAAGGGCGACGCCGGCCATGTCGCCGGCGCCTACGGCCTCGGCCAGCGGGTGCCGATGCTCGTCGTCTCCCCGTGGAGCAAGGGCGGCTACGTCTGCTCCGAGACCCTCGACCACACCTCGATCATCCGGTTCATCGAGAGCCGCTTCGGTGTGCACGAGCCGAACATCTCGCCCTGGCGCCGCGCCATCACCGGCGATCTGACCACCGCCTTCGACTTCTCCCGCAAGGACACCAAGCCGGTCGCGCTGCCGTCCACGGCCGGCTACCAGCCGCCGGACCACAACCGGCACCCCGACTACGTGCCGAAGCCGCCCGCCAACCCCTCGCTGCCCAAGCAGGAGCGCGGCCACCGGCCCACCCGTCCGCTGAAGTACGCCCCGCTGGTGGACGCCTCCGCGGACACCTCGACCGGCAAGCTCACGCTCACGTTCGCCTCGGGGGCCCACGCGGGCGCCGCCTTCCTCGTGACCTCCGGCAACCGCACCGACGGCCCCTGGACCTACACCACCGAGGCCGGCAAGTCCCTCTCCGACGCCTGGAACTCGGTCTACTCCGGCGGCACCCACGACCTCGCCGTGCACGGACCCAACGGCTTCCTGCGCGTCTTCAAGGGCAAGGGCAAGACCGCCGGACCGGAGGCGACCGCCCGGCACGTCGGCGACCACCTGGAACTCACCTTCGCCAACAAGGGTTCCGGCACCGTGAAGTTGAAGGTGGTGAACGGCTACGGTGGCCGGCCGGTCACCGTCACCGTACGGCCCGGCGCGACCGTCAAGCACACCGTCGACCTCACCGCGAGCAAGCGCTGGTACGACGTGACGGTCACCTGCGACGCCGACCCGGCGTTCCTGCGCGGCTTCGCCGGCCACGTGGAGAACGGGCTTCCCGGCGTCAGCGACCCGGCGATCGCCGCGGAGTGA
- a CDS encoding aromatic ring-hydroxylating dioxygenase subunit alpha: MPHMTAFARNQWYVAAYSEEIGRELLGRTILGEPLVFYRAEEDGTPVALHDRCVHRRYPLSASGLDGDRIVCGYHGFTYDRTGTCVYVPGQKRVPRTARVAAYPVAEQDSLVWVWVGDPALADPDTIPRARHLDSPGWTTVRGMEPIDADYGLLVDNLLDLSHETYLHGGHIGTPEVAETPITTEVDEGAGVVRVSRHMADAECPPFYARSTGIAGRITRRQDIEYHAPCLYLLHSRIAPVGAAPEPDGGDPHGFHTEITYAITPSTGGTVYDFWAVSRDWATDDAEVTEFLRANNHTVVMQDVDALNLLQRTLGTERTGYQELSIDIDSGGLAARRILARLVEEGDKPAEGVR; this comes from the coding sequence ATGCCACATATGACCGCTTTTGCCAGGAATCAGTGGTACGTCGCCGCCTACAGCGAGGAGATCGGGCGCGAGCTGCTCGGCCGGACGATCCTCGGGGAACCGCTCGTCTTCTACCGCGCGGAGGAGGACGGCACCCCGGTCGCCCTGCACGACCGGTGCGTGCACCGCCGCTACCCGCTCTCCGCGAGCGGCCTGGACGGGGACCGGATCGTCTGCGGCTACCACGGTTTCACCTACGACCGCACCGGCACCTGTGTGTACGTGCCGGGCCAGAAACGTGTCCCGCGCACCGCGCGCGTCGCCGCCTACCCGGTCGCGGAACAGGACTCGCTGGTCTGGGTGTGGGTCGGCGACCCTGCGCTCGCCGACCCGGACACGATCCCGCGGGCCCGGCACCTCGACTCCCCCGGCTGGACCACCGTACGCGGCATGGAACCGATCGACGCCGACTACGGCCTGCTCGTCGACAACCTCCTCGACCTGTCCCACGAGACATATCTGCACGGCGGCCACATCGGCACCCCCGAGGTCGCCGAGACGCCCATCACCACAGAGGTGGACGAGGGCGCGGGCGTGGTCCGGGTCAGCCGGCACATGGCCGACGCCGAGTGCCCGCCCTTCTACGCCCGCTCGACCGGGATCGCGGGCCGGATCACCCGCCGGCAGGACATCGAGTACCACGCGCCATGTCTGTATCTGCTGCACAGCCGGATCGCGCCGGTGGGCGCCGCCCCGGAGCCGGACGGCGGCGACCCGCACGGCTTCCACACCGAGATCACCTATGCCATCACCCCGTCGACGGGCGGCACGGTGTACGACTTCTGGGCGGTGTCCCGGGACTGGGCGACGGACGACGCCGAGGTGACCGAGTTCCTGCGGGCCAACAACCACACGGTGGTCATGCAGGACGTGGACGCGCTCAACCTGCTGCAGCGCACCCTCGGCACCGAACGCACCGGGTACCAGGAGCTGAGCATCGACATCGACTCCGGCGGTCTGGCCGCCCGGCGCATCCTGGCCCGGCTGGTCGAGGAGGGCGACAAGCCGGCCGAGGGGGTCCGGTGA
- a CDS encoding PDR/VanB family oxidoreductase encodes MSELELVVKAREFAAEEVLALTLRDPLGRALPDWEPGAHVDLLLGPGLERQYSLCGDPADRSAWRIAVLREPAGRGGSARVHEQLGEGGKVRVRGPRNHFRLEPAPRYRFLAGGIGITPILPMLAAAERSGAEWTLLYGGRTRSSMAFTGELARYGDRVTLAPQDATGLLDLDPVLAGLPDGTLVYCCGPGPLLDAVEERCPAGALRIERFRPKDQQASMDMEFEVVLARSGRTVPVPPDVSVLDAARAAGVEVLYSCTEGTCGTCETDVLEGAPEHRDSVLTEEERAAGDTMMICVSRCRGARIVLDL; translated from the coding sequence GTGAGCGAACTCGAACTCGTCGTAAAAGCCAGGGAGTTCGCTGCCGAAGAGGTACTGGCCCTGACACTGCGCGATCCGCTGGGCCGTGCGCTGCCCGACTGGGAGCCCGGCGCCCATGTGGATCTGCTGCTCGGGCCGGGCCTGGAGCGCCAGTACTCGCTGTGCGGCGATCCGGCGGACCGGTCGGCGTGGCGGATCGCGGTACTGCGCGAACCGGCGGGGCGCGGAGGCTCGGCCCGCGTCCACGAGCAGCTGGGCGAGGGCGGGAAGGTACGGGTGCGCGGGCCGCGCAACCACTTCCGGCTGGAGCCCGCGCCCCGCTACCGGTTCCTCGCCGGCGGCATCGGCATCACGCCGATCCTGCCGATGCTGGCGGCGGCCGAGCGGTCCGGCGCCGAGTGGACCCTGCTCTACGGCGGACGGACCCGCTCGTCCATGGCGTTCACCGGAGAACTGGCGCGCTACGGCGACAGGGTCACCCTCGCCCCGCAGGACGCGACCGGTCTGCTCGATCTGGACCCGGTGCTGGCCGGTCTTCCCGACGGCACCCTGGTGTACTGCTGCGGTCCCGGCCCGCTGCTGGACGCCGTCGAGGAGCGCTGCCCGGCCGGAGCACTGCGGATCGAGCGCTTCCGGCCGAAAGACCAACAGGCTTCCATGGACATGGAGTTCGAGGTCGTGCTCGCCCGCAGCGGCCGTACCGTCCCCGTCCCGCCGGACGTGTCCGTGCTGGACGCGGCGCGCGCCGCCGGGGTCGAGGTGCTGTACTCCTGCACGGAGGGGACGTGCGGCACCTGCGAGACGGACGTGCTGGAGGGCGCCCCGGAGCACCGGGACTCGGTCCTCACCGAGGAGGAGCGGGCCGCGGGCGACACGATGATGATCTGTGTGTCCCGGTGCCGGGGCGCCCGTATCGTGCTGGACCTGTGA